In the Pyrolobus fumarii 1A genome, one interval contains:
- a CDS encoding branched-chain amino acid ABC transporter permease, translating into MQLPGPTVWVNGILLGGVYALASIGLAVSWGTSRVINLAHGAFLILGSYIALQLHESLGIHPLLAVPIAAVLGFALGYLLYYLVLHRVAENDIMSLLATFGLSLVLYAVMLGVWGPDARTIMWASGSICLSLGGTMLIVMLSKLYAFLASLVAITVVYAVLKWSSVGRAMRALAQSFEAARIVGIDPRSIGAIAFGLALAVTMTSGVMVTAYTSFTPDSGGIWLMVSFAVVALAGLRNMPGLLAAGVILGVVASIAGFSLGLIYQDALPMILVAVAFALKPEGVLTKMRVRRV; encoded by the coding sequence GTGCAGCTGCCGGGGCCCACGGTATGGGTGAACGGTATCCTACTGGGAGGTGTCTACGCGCTAGCTAGCATAGGATTAGCCGTCTCGTGGGGCACATCACGCGTGATAAACCTTGCTCATGGAGCGTTTCTAATCCTGGGTAGCTACATCGCACTTCAGCTCCACGAGAGCCTTGGCATACATCCTTTGCTGGCTGTGCCCATTGCGGCAGTGCTCGGGTTTGCACTAGGCTACCTGCTATACTACCTAGTCCTCCATAGGGTGGCCGAGAACGATATCATGTCGCTACTCGCAACCTTCGGTTTAAGCCTAGTGTTGTATGCAGTCATGCTAGGCGTGTGGGGCCCCGATGCGAGAACGATAATGTGGGCCTCGGGGAGCATATGCTTGTCCCTAGGCGGCACTATGCTGATTGTCATGCTGAGCAAGCTCTATGCGTTCCTCGCGTCGCTGGTCGCCATCACAGTAGTCTATGCTGTGTTGAAGTGGAGTAGTGTAGGTAGGGCGATGAGGGCTCTCGCCCAGAGCTTTGAAGCAGCACGGATAGTCGGCATTGACCCGAGGAGTATAGGCGCAATAGCATTCGGCCTGGCTCTCGCCGTCACAATGACCTCTGGCGTCATGGTTACAGCGTACACGAGCTTCACGCCAGACTCGGGCGGCATATGGCTCATGGTGTCGTTCGCGGTTGTGGCGCTAGCCGGCCTGCGTAACATGCCGGGGCTGCTGGCAGCGGGCGTCATACTAGGCGTAGTGGCTTCCATCGCGGGCTTCAGCCTAGGCCTGATATACCAGGATGCGCTGCCGATGATACTGGTTGCTGTCGCGTTTGCGCTGAAGCCAGAGGGCGTATTGACAAAGATGAGGGTTAGGAGGGTTTAA
- a CDS encoding amidohydrolase family protein, producing MQGVSILVYDSTIASPGSNRFHHKGFVYIEAGVIRAVGEGEPPYEYEAANLVIGGAGRLVIPGFASAHTHLLLYPLRHVLEHGDPASDPLASRLAEAITEREAYTLALLALYELTMHGVTMVQAVDPFGEAVVRAMRDAGVRGVVAIPLPGCKYSRSDWKEQLQLLAERKSERIRVAISPCTSSDLELAVKLRKELGVEVHGHPPSGASGGVDVALHALRGVGLERRVYVPSPGASPPEPPVALGLDAVSIGNPLRAALVAAWQGLGYTNSIMAVTRWGFEAHRLEGGVIETGVPGDLVVYDLSLPPGLPPRPDTLARLLLDAEPRVETVIAAGQPVIDQGEHLLIPRNKVEEGVRLAERLLSQLKPS from the coding sequence ATGCAAGGCGTGTCTATACTCGTATATGACTCGACCATAGCCTCGCCTGGCTCTAACCGCTTCCATCACAAAGGCTTCGTGTACATAGAGGCTGGCGTTATCCGCGCTGTAGGAGAGGGCGAGCCCCCCTACGAGTACGAGGCGGCTAACCTCGTGATAGGTGGTGCTGGTAGGCTGGTCATCCCCGGGTTCGCATCGGCACACACCCATCTCCTCCTCTACCCTCTACGCCACGTCCTTGAACATGGCGATCCTGCCTCCGACCCGCTGGCCTCTAGGCTCGCCGAGGCTATCACAGAGAGGGAGGCTTACACGCTTGCCCTCCTAGCCCTCTACGAGCTAACGATGCACGGGGTTACCATGGTACAAGCTGTTGACCCGTTTGGTGAGGCAGTCGTCCGGGCGATGAGGGATGCTGGTGTAAGGGGCGTTGTAGCGATACCGTTACCGGGCTGCAAGTACTCTAGGAGTGATTGGAAGGAGCAGTTGCAGTTACTGGCCGAGAGGAAGAGCGAGCGGATACGCGTCGCTATATCGCCTTGTACAAGCTCGGATTTGGAGCTTGCAGTGAAGTTGCGGAAAGAGCTTGGAGTCGAGGTGCACGGTCACCCACCGAGCGGTGCATCCGGAGGCGTTGATGTTGCTCTACATGCGCTGCGCGGTGTTGGTCTCGAGCGCCGTGTCTATGTGCCGTCTCCGGGCGCCTCTCCGCCCGAGCCGCCGGTAGCGCTAGGCCTCGATGCTGTCAGCATCGGGAATCCTCTCAGAGCAGCGCTTGTCGCAGCATGGCAGGGGCTAGGCTACACTAACAGCATCATGGCTGTAACGAGGTGGGGGTTTGAGGCTCACCGCCTCGAGGGCGGTGTGATAGAGACTGGCGTGCCCGGCGACCTGGTTGTCTACGACCTATCCCTGCCGCCTGGCTTGCCGCCGCGCCCCGACACGCTAGCAAGGCTACTGCTTGATGCCGAGCCGCGAGTAGAGACTGTGATCGCCGCGGGCCAGCCGGTGATAGACCAGGGAGAGCACCTGCTCATACCGCGCAATAAGGTTGAGGAGGGGGTTAGACTGGCGGAGCGTCTCTTATCGCAGCTTAAACCCTCCTAA
- a CDS encoding putative metallopeptidase, giving the protein MGRVPYMDWREGTEALRTLVSKCLSEALPGFDVNRVRVVVSCSSSKAAARIWGLPRVFQVAFGLPPLYVIEVVYPVYSRLSRRDRLRILLHELAHIPHGFTGGLRSHNESFRRSLERLELLAAKCESRSAVERLLLRLPNPCNGGTHARRVYTRI; this is encoded by the coding sequence ATGGGTAGAGTCCCGTACATGGATTGGCGAGAGGGTACCGAGGCGCTGCGCACACTGGTATCGAAGTGCCTTAGCGAAGCGCTGCCGGGATTCGATGTGAATCGCGTGCGTGTTGTTGTTAGCTGTTCTTCTAGCAAGGCTGCTGCGAGGATCTGGGGCTTGCCGAGAGTATTCCAGGTTGCTTTCGGTCTCCCACCACTCTACGTGATCGAGGTCGTGTACCCTGTGTATTCTAGGCTATCGCGCCGAGATAGGCTCAGGATTCTTCTCCACGAGCTTGCTCACATTCCGCATGGATTTACGGGTGGTCTGAGATCCCATAACGAGTCTTTCAGGCGGAGCCTCGAGAGGCTTGAGCTTCTTGCTGCAAAGTGCGAGTCTAGGAGCGCCGTAGAGCGCCTCTTATTGAGGCTTCCTAACCCCTGCAATGGGGGCACGCATGCAAGGCGTGTCTATACTCGTATATGA
- a CDS encoding FAD-dependent oxidoreductase: protein MRVVVVGGGAAGMATASRVRRLRRDWEVVVLEKSRWVSFALCGTPYYVGCVVRRIGDLVHYPLEEFTKRRGIDVRIGHEVVEVGDGYVRVRGGDGREYRLEYDKLVIATGAYPVKPRGIEGIDSEGVFVIGHLDDAIAIREWLDRNTREGDGAVVVGGGLVGVEMAEAFRSWGLRVTIVEKLGWLLPGILDPDMGERLTKIIAGVEGVNVVTGKGVSAVKRESGRAAGVLLEDGSEVGGRVVLVAVGRRPNTALAEQLGARIGETGAVWVNERMETSVEGVYAVGDVAETVSIVTGRRTWLPFAQVANKMGYVAGSNIAGLDARFAGAAGTVAARVFGVTIAKTGLTLEEARKLGFDAGSVTVEAGTKPRYMPGGSWVTLKLVYDRSSGRLLGAQALSGDESGFWRINVVAALLHKHADVWDLFTVDVGYAPPLNPVWDPLIVAARLALRDLGGKR, encoded by the coding sequence ATGCGTGTCGTTGTTGTTGGTGGCGGCGCGGCTGGTATGGCGACTGCTAGTCGTGTCAGGAGGTTGAGGCGTGACTGGGAGGTTGTTGTGCTGGAGAAGAGCCGTTGGGTTAGCTTCGCGTTGTGCGGCACACCTTACTATGTTGGATGTGTTGTGCGTCGGATAGGTGACTTGGTGCATTATCCTCTTGAGGAGTTTACGAAGAGGCGCGGCATAGACGTAAGGATTGGGCATGAGGTTGTTGAGGTTGGCGATGGTTATGTGAGGGTTCGGGGTGGTGACGGTAGAGAGTATCGCCTAGAGTATGACAAGCTTGTGATTGCGACTGGTGCGTATCCGGTTAAGCCGCGCGGCATAGAGGGTATCGATTCTGAGGGCGTCTTCGTTATAGGGCATCTGGATGACGCGATTGCTATCCGTGAGTGGTTGGATAGAAACACGCGCGAGGGCGACGGGGCTGTAGTTGTGGGTGGCGGGCTCGTCGGTGTCGAGATGGCGGAGGCTTTCCGCTCCTGGGGGCTTAGGGTCACGATCGTCGAGAAACTCGGGTGGCTCCTGCCGGGCATCCTAGACCCCGATATGGGAGAGAGGCTGACCAAGATCATAGCCGGTGTTGAGGGCGTGAATGTAGTGACGGGTAAGGGCGTCTCGGCGGTCAAGAGGGAGTCTGGTAGGGCTGCTGGAGTGCTCCTCGAGGATGGTTCTGAGGTCGGGGGTAGGGTTGTGCTCGTGGCTGTCGGGAGAAGGCCTAACACCGCCCTAGCGGAGCAGCTTGGTGCCCGCATCGGCGAGACGGGCGCAGTATGGGTCAATGAGAGGATGGAGACGAGTGTTGAGGGTGTCTACGCGGTTGGTGATGTAGCCGAGACGGTGAGTATCGTGACCGGCAGGAGAACATGGCTGCCATTCGCGCAAGTCGCGAACAAGATGGGGTACGTGGCTGGCAGCAACATAGCTGGCCTTGATGCTAGATTCGCGGGGGCTGCAGGCACGGTAGCCGCCAGAGTATTCGGGGTGACCATCGCGAAGACAGGGTTGACGCTCGAGGAGGCGAGGAAACTCGGCTTCGACGCGGGGAGCGTGACAGTAGAGGCCGGTACAAAGCCCAGATACATGCCTGGCGGTTCGTGGGTAACGCTCAAGCTCGTATACGACAGGTCGAGCGGGAGGCTGCTGGGCGCCCAGGCGCTTAGCGGCGATGAGAGCGGCTTCTGGAGGATAAACGTGGTTGCAGCCCTTCTTCACAAGCACGCCGACGTGTGGGATCTATTCACGGTTGACGTGGGCTACGCGCCACCACTGAACCCAGTCTGGGACCCACTAATCGTAGCGGCTAGGCTAGCGCTACGCGACCTAGGAGGCAAGAGGTGA
- a CDS encoding creatininase family protein, with amino-acid sequence MCGPCCPEYALRVTTLRGQRIAVLPLGSVEWHCSAPLGVDSVIAVEMATRLCRELNEVCGGAVLLPPLYYGASSEWSGYEELSIRRSTVARIVEELAASLERLGFNTLVLVNAHGGNSASLRYAVERLVYEKGTRLRVYIVEWWRLLGLHVGHMDVVEAGLASELMGLEEPPVCECKGLGNPYEGDVECRRVKASVEKGLAEKLWGMLKKVAGTICEGKRMD; translated from the coding sequence ATGTGCGGTCCTTGCTGCCCGGAGTATGCACTAAGAGTAACAACGCTAAGAGGGCAACGTATCGCAGTATTACCCCTTGGTAGTGTAGAATGGCATTGTAGTGCGCCGCTTGGTGTTGACTCGGTAATCGCTGTTGAGATGGCGACGAGGTTGTGCAGGGAGCTTAACGAGGTGTGTGGTGGTGCTGTGTTACTACCACCGTTGTACTACGGTGCTAGTTCCGAGTGGAGCGGGTATGAGGAGCTGAGTATACGGCGGTCCACGGTAGCGCGTATTGTGGAGGAGCTGGCTGCTAGCCTAGAGAGGCTGGGTTTCAACACTCTGGTTCTCGTCAACGCGCATGGTGGTAACAGCGCGTCTCTAAGGTATGCCGTGGAGAGGCTCGTCTACGAGAAGGGGACTAGGCTAAGGGTGTACATTGTCGAGTGGTGGAGGCTCCTAGGCTTGCACGTGGGCCACATGGATGTCGTTGAGGCTGGCTTGGCTTCCGAGCTTATGGGTCTAGAGGAGCCTCCGGTCTGTGAGTGTAAGGGGCTTGGCAACCCCTACGAGGGTGACGTTGAGTGTCGTAGAGTTAAGGCTAGTGTCGAGAAGGGCTTGGCGGAGAAGCTGTGGGGGATGTTGAAGAAGGTGGCGGGCACGATATGCGAGGGTAAAAGAATGGATTAG
- a CDS encoding MBL fold metallo-hydrolase has protein sequence MTSLAELLARAYVAESGAVVLGEGIVADGHMPGALVRIVTHAHVDHLVGMRESLRETPFIAATPLTLEMLPELGYRIPRAKQLPLAHHIETELMGYRVKLLPANHIPGAAQVLVEWEDGFRVGYTGDFKQPGTPVMKDLDVLVIEATYGRPEHRRPWSMEIEYIFADLVRDLLVKGPVYIYAYHGKLQEAMRILREQGIDAPFIAPSKVYRIALIVKKHGIDVGEVLLAESREAKEVMRDGWYIYFTHMMNRRNGAPPTAQRVILSGWEFSGPYRQAGTRTWIVSLSDHADFDQLVEYVQEAKPKLVVVDAYREGSSEAFASYIRRHLGIPAVTSP, from the coding sequence TTGACTAGCCTTGCCGAGCTCCTAGCGAGAGCCTACGTCGCGGAGAGCGGCGCTGTGGTACTCGGCGAGGGTATAGTAGCGGATGGGCATATGCCTGGCGCGCTGGTGCGCATAGTCACACATGCTCACGTTGATCACCTTGTGGGTATGAGGGAGAGTCTGCGCGAGACGCCGTTCATAGCAGCGACGCCCCTGACGCTAGAGATGCTGCCGGAGCTAGGGTACCGCATACCTCGGGCCAAGCAGCTACCCCTAGCGCACCACATCGAGACAGAGTTGATGGGGTATCGCGTCAAGCTACTACCTGCTAACCACATCCCCGGCGCTGCGCAGGTGCTAGTCGAGTGGGAGGATGGGTTTCGCGTCGGCTACACGGGTGACTTCAAGCAGCCCGGCACGCCAGTCATGAAAGACCTTGATGTGCTCGTGATAGAGGCTACGTATGGGAGGCCGGAGCACAGGCGGCCATGGAGCATGGAGATAGAGTACATCTTTGCCGACCTTGTGCGTGACCTGCTCGTGAAGGGCCCAGTCTACATATACGCGTATCACGGTAAGCTCCAGGAGGCCATGAGGATACTGAGAGAGCAGGGCATTGACGCACCGTTCATAGCGCCTAGCAAGGTGTACAGGATAGCGCTGATAGTCAAGAAGCACGGTATTGATGTTGGTGAGGTGCTATTAGCAGAGAGTAGGGAGGCCAAGGAGGTTATGAGGGACGGCTGGTACATCTACTTCACGCACATGATGAACCGTAGGAACGGCGCGCCGCCAACGGCGCAACGCGTGATACTAAGCGGGTGGGAGTTCAGCGGTCCCTACAGGCAGGCAGGTACACGCACCTGGATAGTATCGCTCAGCGATCATGCAGACTTCGACCAGCTAGTCGAGTACGTGCAAGAGGCCAAGCCAAAGCTGGTAGTTGTCGACGCGTATAGGGAGGGCTCATCCGAGGCATTCGCCTCTTACATAAGGAGGCATCTAGGCATACCTGCAGTTACATCGCCATAG
- a CDS encoding NAD(P)H-dependent oxidoreductase: MSGDVYVLGINGSPRRYGGVAKLVRIALKAAEEEGARTKLVHLYDLDMKPCIGCVSDDIKACRHPCVIRDDFTEKLANEILEADALIIGTPIYWYAPSGAVKNLIDRMTSFENMIHHVGRSIVEGKVAAVIAVGNDTGAIQVIAWMMAVLNSMGFHIPPWALAYYHHREGEPLNDTQAVMDSINIGKIVVKAARLLKNAGGWYSPRVELERYKEYARKTAEEERARQLPERRKAMGLE; this comes from the coding sequence ATGAGCGGAGACGTCTATGTCCTCGGTATTAACGGCTCGCCTAGGAGGTATGGTGGTGTCGCGAAGCTGGTCAGGATAGCGTTGAAGGCGGCTGAGGAGGAGGGTGCGCGCACAAAACTAGTACACCTCTACGATCTTGACATGAAACCATGTATTGGCTGCGTGAGCGACGATATCAAGGCTTGTCGCCACCCATGTGTCATACGCGACGATTTCACAGAGAAGCTCGCGAATGAGATACTTGAGGCAGATGCTTTGATCATAGGAACGCCGATATACTGGTACGCGCCCAGCGGGGCGGTCAAGAACCTCATAGACAGGATGACTAGCTTCGAGAACATGATACACCATGTCGGTCGTAGTATTGTTGAGGGGAAGGTAGCGGCTGTAATTGCTGTCGGGAACGACACTGGAGCGATACAAGTCATTGCATGGATGATGGCTGTGCTCAACAGCATGGGGTTCCATATACCACCTTGGGCACTAGCCTACTATCACCATCGTGAAGGCGAACCTCTCAACGATACACAGGCGGTTATGGACTCCATAAACATAGGCAAGATTGTAGTGAAGGCTGCAAGGCTGTTGAAGAACGCGGGTGGATGGTACAGCCCGCGTGTAGAGCTAGAACGGTACAAGGAGTACGCGAGGAAGACTGCAGAAGAGGAACGTGCAAGACAGCTACCCGAGAGACGCAAGGCAATGGGGCTCGAGTAG
- a CDS encoding DUF2192 domain-containing protein, translating into MRGVHKVRVSAAIDILSRLLREHIVDRGTAAETLKAVYDRIGILPIMGAATPPDIYDKELATLYVVARYGLGLDEEEPNWFRALFYKELAYEEAARRIMEGVESREEIEKILGESLDENQVARILRVIATKVLLGYASENELIQLLRKIPEVLPEYEKVARKYARFYIALRVAEAIATSEVKNRIAKEALKQAMAARIGLEKIIPDDEYIALIAHRLFHIPKKRLAKILKLEEEKKASTAQQK; encoded by the coding sequence GTGCGTGGTGTTCACAAGGTTAGGGTGTCGGCGGCCATCGACATACTCTCTAGATTGCTGAGAGAGCATATCGTGGATAGGGGCACGGCTGCCGAGACGCTGAAAGCGGTATACGATAGGATCGGGATCTTGCCTATCATGGGTGCCGCTACGCCCCCAGACATATACGATAAGGAGCTGGCGACTCTCTATGTAGTTGCGAGGTATGGACTTGGGCTTGACGAGGAGGAGCCAAACTGGTTTCGAGCCCTGTTCTACAAGGAGTTAGCGTATGAGGAAGCAGCACGCCGGATAATGGAGGGCGTAGAGTCGCGCGAGGAGATAGAGAAGATCCTGGGCGAGAGTCTCGACGAGAACCAGGTAGCCCGTATTCTGCGGGTTATCGCGACGAAGGTATTGCTGGGCTACGCTAGCGAGAATGAGTTGATACAGCTGCTGCGTAAGATACCGGAGGTTCTCCCGGAATACGAGAAGGTTGCAAGGAAGTATGCGAGGTTCTATATTGCACTTCGTGTTGCCGAGGCAATAGCGACATCCGAGGTGAAGAATAGAATCGCCAAGGAGGCATTGAAACAAGCTATGGCTGCGCGCATAGGCCTAGAGAAGATAATACCGGATGACGAGTACATCGCGTTGATAGCGCATAGGCTCTTCCACATACCAAAGAAGAGGCTCGCAAAGATACTAAAGCTGGAAGAAGAGAAGAAGGCCAGCACTGCGCAGCAAAAGTAG
- a CDS encoding RsmB/NOP family class I SAM-dependent RNA methyltransferase, with protein sequence MPVKLTPRDIEALIVAMKRGEEYKPWQVAKREVFREYGIAGTVKDKIFTAMMYRAWSLQGLLDRVVEKAVGVSVEKLDAYTRAAARIYAFQRLIAHREGHEDITVWMEEFTPRILAKLGGDPDIFKMLVERIEEARTAIDPLEERLMVSRFIYERVASFIGENEAETLFQFVNSWVPPLSLRVNTLKTTVGNVVKWLRRLGYKPRVSPFVETVVKIERGELRPEVFKLVRRGFAVLQDDASAAASLLLAPRPGETIVDLCAAPGGKTSHLAELTRLKSHIIAFEPYPDRAAKLRETLERVGADRVVDIVMGDGRRAPDMLGEEVADAVLVDPPCSSTGTIAKNPDVRWRLKPEELEKITKLQRELLEAAYRIVKPGGRILYSVCSLLREEGEDIISWLLSKYHGRVKPLEPNPPLFDPSPLQPWARRAWPHRHRTSGFYYALLVKQA encoded by the coding sequence GTGCCCGTCAAGCTGACGCCAAGGGACATTGAGGCTCTCATAGTGGCTATGAAGAGGGGTGAGGAGTACAAGCCCTGGCAGGTTGCCAAGCGCGAGGTTTTCAGGGAGTACGGGATAGCCGGTACGGTCAAGGACAAGATTTTCACCGCTATGATGTACCGTGCTTGGAGTCTCCAGGGTCTCCTCGACCGCGTTGTCGAGAAGGCTGTCGGCGTTAGCGTGGAGAAGCTAGATGCTTACACGAGGGCCGCTGCAAGGATATACGCATTCCAGAGGCTTATTGCTCACCGTGAGGGCCACGAGGACATAACGGTTTGGATGGAGGAGTTCACACCAAGGATTCTCGCGAAGCTTGGCGGAGACCCGGATATCTTCAAGATGCTTGTGGAGCGTATCGAGGAGGCAAGGACTGCTATAGACCCTCTGGAAGAGCGGCTAATGGTGTCAAGGTTCATCTATGAGCGTGTAGCGTCGTTTATCGGTGAGAATGAGGCCGAGACTCTCTTCCAGTTTGTGAATAGCTGGGTACCGCCGCTCTCGCTCCGTGTTAACACTTTGAAAACTACTGTTGGCAACGTAGTGAAGTGGCTGAGAAGGCTCGGGTACAAGCCTAGGGTCTCTCCTTTTGTCGAGACTGTGGTGAAGATAGAGAGGGGTGAGCTGCGCCCAGAGGTCTTCAAACTCGTGCGTAGAGGGTTTGCCGTGCTACAAGATGACGCCTCGGCCGCTGCCAGTCTCCTACTCGCCCCCAGGCCGGGCGAGACCATCGTCGATTTGTGTGCCGCTCCCGGCGGCAAGACTAGCCATCTCGCCGAGTTAACCAGGCTAAAGTCGCACATCATAGCTTTCGAGCCGTACCCGGACCGCGCCGCCAAGCTGCGCGAGACGCTTGAGCGCGTCGGCGCCGATAGAGTCGTGGACATAGTGATGGGTGATGGCAGGAGAGCGCCAGACATGCTTGGAGAGGAAGTTGCCGATGCTGTACTAGTCGATCCTCCGTGTAGCTCCACGGGCACTATCGCGAAGAACCCGGACGTTAGGTGGAGGCTTAAGCCCGAGGAGCTCGAGAAGATAACTAAGCTTCAAAGGGAGTTGCTGGAAGCCGCCTATAGGATAGTGAAGCCCGGAGGTAGGATACTGTACAGCGTTTGTAGCCTTCTCCGCGAGGAAGGCGAGGATATCATCTCATGGCTTCTTAGCAAGTACCACGGGCGAGTGAAACCCCTTGAACCCAACCCACCCCTCTTCGACCCCAGCCCTCTCCAACCATGGGCGCGGAGAGCATGGCCCCACCGCCACCGTACTAGCGGGTTCTACTACGCACTTCTAGTAAAACAAGCTTGA
- a CDS encoding helix-turn-helix domain-containing protein: MPDEGKNCYEMSKKERDELVVKLYKEGVPIDEIAKRACINKATIYLILRRHGIEPMRKRRRSKKLTPEEEEQLVREYMEGVPVQQLLEKYNISTTKLYEILKKHNVPHRSSRRSHSHRRVTPDEIEEIEKLYKQGATVYEIAKKLERPVSTVYAVLRRLGLK, translated from the coding sequence TTGCCCGATGAGGGGAAGAACTGCTACGAGATGTCGAAGAAGGAGAGGGACGAGCTAGTGGTAAAGTTGTACAAGGAGGGTGTGCCCATAGACGAGATTGCGAAGCGGGCGTGCATAAACAAGGCCACTATCTACCTCATACTGCGCAGGCATGGAATCGAGCCTATGAGGAAGAGGAGGCGCAGCAAGAAGCTGACGCCCGAGGAGGAGGAGCAGCTCGTACGCGAGTACATGGAGGGTGTCCCGGTGCAACAGCTCCTCGAGAAGTACAACATATCGACTACAAAGCTATACGAGATACTCAAGAAGCATAATGTGCCGCATAGGAGCTCTAGAAGGAGCCACTCGCATCGCAGGGTGACCCCAGACGAGATAGAGGAGATTGAGAAGCTCTACAAGCAGGGTGCCACCGTATACGAGATAGCGAAGAAGCTTGAGAGGCCCGTCTCGACGGTGTACGCTGTGTTGCGACGACTCGGGTTGAAGTAG
- a CDS encoding TIGR00296 family protein, with translation MARIEQVRPEELRFEEGAFLVRLARRAVEYYFETGKKLEPPEDTPERLWRPGAAFVTIQVFRSYEVRELRGCIGYVEAVKPLVEAVIDVALQSAFEDPRFPPLRREELPMVTFEVSVLGPLEELPRDPESRPRSFEIGRHGLVARRGWFQGLLLPEVPVEYLWDEETFLAETCVKAGMEPSCWLDPETEFYRFSGRIWRERDPETRVIEERDLREELRRRLGVAQG, from the coding sequence ATGGCTAGGATAGAGCAGGTCAGGCCAGAGGAGCTGAGATTCGAGGAGGGCGCATTCCTAGTAAGGCTGGCTAGGAGGGCAGTCGAGTACTACTTCGAGACGGGGAAGAAGCTCGAGCCTCCTGAGGACACGCCAGAGCGGCTATGGAGGCCTGGCGCGGCGTTCGTCACCATACAGGTCTTCCGCTCCTACGAGGTTAGGGAGTTGCGCGGGTGCATAGGGTACGTTGAGGCTGTGAAGCCTCTTGTTGAAGCCGTGATTGACGTGGCTTTACAATCGGCGTTCGAGGACCCGAGGTTCCCGCCACTAAGGAGAGAGGAGTTGCCCATGGTAACCTTTGAGGTTAGCGTGTTGGGCCCGCTTGAGGAGTTGCCGCGCGACCCGGAGTCTAGGCCGAGGAGCTTCGAGATAGGCAGGCATGGTCTTGTGGCGCGTCGCGGGTGGTTCCAGGGGCTACTGCTCCCAGAGGTTCCCGTCGAGTACCTTTGGGACGAGGAGACGTTCCTCGCCGAGACTTGCGTGAAAGCAGGGATGGAGCCAAGCTGTTGGCTCGACCCGGAGACAGAGTTCTACAGGTTCTCGGGCAGGATTTGGAGGGAGAGGGACCCAGAGACCAGGGTGATAGAAGAGAGGGACCTGAGGGAGGAGCTGAGGCGAAGGCTGGGTGTAGCGCAAGGCTAG
- a CDS encoding 30S ribosomal protein S3ae, producing MSRRASGRDKWRLKKWYEVIAPPVFGSVVLGTTPADDPLKLIGRVMEVTLFDITGDFSQVHIHLYFQIVDVDEQNLKAYTRFKGHELARDYMKSLIRRKSSKIQGIYNVWTKDGYGLRITGVVLTSYRCKTSQKKAIRKIMGEIITKRASEMTLDELIQAMLFGKLANEIHAAAKKIYPVRKVEIYKSKLLWVPGPDGKPQPAVVVSPLMFKR from the coding sequence GTGTCTAGGAGGGCCTCCGGGAGGGACAAGTGGAGGCTCAAGAAGTGGTACGAGGTAATAGCACCGCCCGTATTCGGAAGCGTTGTGCTAGGCACCACGCCCGCAGATGACCCACTCAAGCTAATCGGCCGTGTGATGGAGGTTACGCTCTTCGACATAACTGGCGACTTCTCGCAGGTCCACATCCACCTCTACTTCCAGATAGTAGATGTGGATGAGCAGAACCTTAAGGCCTATACGAGGTTCAAGGGTCACGAGCTAGCAAGAGACTACATGAAGAGCCTCATACGCCGCAAGAGCAGCAAGATCCAGGGCATCTACAACGTGTGGACCAAGGATGGTTACGGGCTTCGCATAACGGGTGTAGTCCTCACGAGCTACAGGTGTAAGACCAGCCAGAAGAAGGCCATACGCAAGATAATGGGTGAGATTATCACCAAGCGTGCATCCGAAATGACGCTCGACGAGTTGATACAAGCGATGCTATTCGGCAAGCTCGCCAACGAGATACACGCAGCCGCAAAGAAGATCTATCCAGTGAGGAAGGTCGAGATATACAAGTCGAAGCTACTATGGGTGCCAGGGCCCGACGGTAAACCACAGCCAGCAGTCGTGGTATCCCCGCTGATGTTCAAGCGGTAA